The sequence GAATCAAATCATCAATTTCTTCGTCTAATAACCCTTGTTGTTGATCAAAATTCAATCCTAATACATCACTAAGTTTTTTAATGGTTTCTAATATTGTCATTGCCAATTCTTTTGATGTTTTATCACTTACCGTTGAGTTTGCGAATTTAACCAATTCAAATATTGCAGCAATACCATCCGCTGTATTAAAATCATCATCCATTGCTTCTTCAAATTTATCTATATAGCTTTTTAGTTGATTTTGTTGTTCTTTTTCTACTTCTGTTATACTTTCAACTGTAGAATGATCTTTAATGTGGTTTAAATTAAATACAGCTGTTTTAATTCTTTCTAATCCATTTTCTGATGCTTCCATAAGCTCTCTACTAAAATTCAAAGGGTTTCTATAGTGTGCATTTAGCATAAAAAATCTAAGAACATTATAAGAGAACTCTTCAGATATTTCTCTTACTGTAAAGAAATTCCCTGTTGATTTGGACATTTTTTTGTTATCAATATTTAAAAACGCATTATGCATCCAATACTTTGCGAAGTTTTTACCGTTGGCAGCTTCACTTTGTGCAATTTCATTTTCATGATGGGGAAACACTAAGTCTTCTCCACCTGCATGGATATCAATTTGATCTCCTAAGTAATTTTTAGCCATTACTGAACATTCTATATGCCATCCTGGTCTTCCTTCACTCCAAGGTGCATCCCAAGCAGGTTCTCCCTCTTTTTTAGGTTTCCAAAGAACAAAATCCATAGGATGTTCTTTTTCTTCATTTACTGCAATTCGGGCCCCAGCTTCTAAATCTTCAATGTTCTTCTTAGACAATTTACCATAGTTATCAAATTTCTGAGTTCTAAAGTAAACTGTTCCTTTTTTTTCATAGGCAAAACCTTTTTCAATAAGCTCTCCTATCATTTTAACCATATCATCTATTTCTTCAGTAGCCTTTGGATGTGTAGTTGCTCTCTTAACATTTAATCCATCCGCATCTTTTAATGCTTCTTCAATGAATCTTTCTGCTATCTCTTTTGATGTCACTTTCTCTTCGTTGGCTTTTACAATAATTTTATCGTCTATATCTGTAAAATTTTGAACATAGTTCACTTCATATCCCTTATATTCTAAATACCTTCTAACGGTATCAAATACAATGTAAGGTCTTGCATTTCCTATATGAATGTAATTGTAAACTGTAGGCCCACAGACATACATTTTTACTTTACCTTCTTCTATTGGTATAAACTCTTCTTTTTTACGTGTTAGTGTATTATAAATTTTCATATTCATTCCTCCTATTAATCTTTATTTTTCTATTTCTTACTCTCTATAAGTTTGTTAATGGTGTCTTCTAGCAGTATAATTCTATCATTTAAGGCGTTCAATTCGTTTTCTACTGGATCAGGTAAACTAATTTGATCTAGCATGCTACTTGGCGAAACTCTTTTGTCATTTATTTTTACTATTCTTCCTGGGATTCCTACTACTGTACAATTAGGTGGCACTTCTTTTAAAACAACAGAACCTGCACCGATTCTTGAATTGTCTCCTACTTTAAAAGAACCTAATATTTTAGAACCTGCACTTATCATGACATTATTCCCAATAGTTGGATGTCTTTTACCTTTTTCTTTTCCAGTTCCCCCTAATGTTACACCTTGATAAATTGTAACATTATCTCCTATTTCACAGGTTTCTCCAATAACAACACCTATTCCATGGTCTATAAACAACCCTTTTCCTATTTGTGCCCCTGGATGAATATCAATGCCTGTTTTTTTAGCAGCTCTTGTAGATATCCACCTTGCAACTAAATATCGCTTATGTTTATAAAACCAATGTGCTATTCTATATCTATACATAGCACGAAAGCTTGGGTATAAAAATATTTCAAACTTTGATTTTAATGCAGGGTCACGTTCTTTTATAACTGCCATTTCATCTTTAATAAATCTAATAATCCCCATTTTTGAATCACTCCTTGATAATTTAGTGATTGATTGTTCTTAGAGTACTTTGTTATAAAACAAAAAAACTTCAGCTCTTTATATATTAAAGAGACGAAGTTTATCCGCGGTTCCACTCTTATTAGAAGCATTTACCCTTGCTTCTCACTTTTAACGCTTTAACGGTCGTTACCCGAACTAAGCTACTATTAATTCACCTAATCAGCTCAAGGATGCATTTCATATAACTTCCCTTTAAAACTGCTCTCAGCCAATGACAGTTTCTCTCTGAAAAGATTCATTATATTACTCTTCCTATCTTAGCCATTCATAAAAATCATTACTACTATAATATATCAACTGTTGTTAATCGTCAATACTTTACTGTAACTGACTTAAACATAATATATATTATTCTATTTCTTTGTTCTTGTTACATATGTCATTATACAATTTCATTTATATATATGTTATTGTTCATTTTTATATCCATAAATTTATGGTATATTTCGTGGTTATTTATTTTGATTTTACCTAAGTTCACTAAAGATTTAAAGTCTATATATCCAAATAACCATTCTAACAAAGTACTTATATCTAACTCCAAATCAGGAGTATCATTGGTTTTTATTATGGTGTTACATTCAAATTCATTTATCCATTTATATATATCATTATTTTCATTTATAATAAAGTCATTTACTTTTATATTAATATTAAAGTTTTCTTCTATATTAAAGAGTTTTAAAAACTTTTCTACATTTATAATTCTTCCCATTATGGTTGGCTTTAGAATTATTTTAGATTTATCACCATATGGTATAAAATAATGAATACCCTGATTATGAGTATTAATTTTAAGCTTATTAGACTTAGCTATTGATTTAATATAGCCTAAAATGCTCTTTAAAGCACTATAATCAGCATATAGAATTTCTCTAACGTCAAATAAGTCTTCTGTATTATAAAACATTAGATACCCTATATGTAAATCATTTTTATAAAAATTAATGATAGAACCACCTTCTGATATTAGTTCTTTTAATATATTATTAAAATCATTACAATCTCTTTTTATGCAGATACTGTGTGTTAGAGCTATTTGATTATTGTAGAATGCTTCCATTTTATGAATATTTTTTCCATCAACATTTTCTATTTTATAAATATCTTCATAGTCATTAAGTATATTTTTGTCTTCAATAAAAACTTCGTATCTATTATGAATAAAAGAGAATCCAAATCCATCGTAGATTTTTTCATCAACTGGCATTAACATAGTTAAACTATGACCTTTGTTATATAGTCTTTTTAATGTGTTTAACATCATCTTTCTCATATAGCCCTTGCCTTGTTGAGATGGTTGAGTGCCAACGCCTACTATATAGTCTATATTTTCTATAACGTGATTTACGATTATTTTATATGGATTAAGATGTATCATTGATATGATTTCTTCCATTTCTTTATAAACTAAAACTTCATTTGTTAAGGTTTTAGTATCAAAATAGTATTCCATAAAGGCATCAGAATCTTGGAATAACAATTTCCATAATGCTTTTACTTTACTGATATCTGTAGATTGTACTAAACCAAATGACAATGATTTCACCTACTTTTTATATCTGAAAAATATTGTATTTCTTTAATAATTTAATTGGTCTATAAGACATTTTTGCTTTTCTAATGCCTGGTATGCCAAGATCATCTTCTCTATTAACAGTTTCTATATTGGGATACGCTTTTTGTAAAAAGATTTGATTGATGGCAGCATATAATCCACGAATATTATAATTTGCTTTTTCACTATGAATAAT comes from Natranaerovirga pectinivora and encodes:
- the cysS gene encoding cysteine--tRNA ligase; protein product: MKIYNTLTRKKEEFIPIEEGKVKMYVCGPTVYNYIHIGNARPYIVFDTVRRYLEYKGYEVNYVQNFTDIDDKIIVKANEEKVTSKEIAERFIEEALKDADGLNVKRATTHPKATEEIDDMVKMIGELIEKGFAYEKKGTVYFRTQKFDNYGKLSKKNIEDLEAGARIAVNEEKEHPMDFVLWKPKKEGEPAWDAPWSEGRPGWHIECSVMAKNYLGDQIDIHAGGEDLVFPHHENEIAQSEAANGKNFAKYWMHNAFLNIDNKKMSKSTGNFFTVREISEEFSYNVLRFFMLNAHYRNPLNFSRELMEASENGLERIKTAVFNLNHIKDHSTVESITEVEKEQQNQLKSYIDKFEEAMDDDFNTADGIAAIFELVKFANSTVSDKTSKELAMTILETIKKLSDVLGLNFDQQQGLLDEEIDDLILQRQEARKNKDFATADRIRDELMNMGIAIEDTREGMRWKRV
- the cysE gene encoding serine O-acetyltransferase encodes the protein MGIIRFIKDEMAVIKERDPALKSKFEIFLYPSFRAMYRYRIAHWFYKHKRYLVARWISTRAAKKTGIDIHPGAQIGKGLFIDHGIGVVIGETCEIGDNVTIYQGVTLGGTGKEKGKRHPTIGNNVMISAGSKILGSFKVGDNSRIGAGSVVLKEVPPNCTVVGIPGRIVKINDKRVSPSSMLDQISLPDPVENELNALNDRIILLEDTINKLIESKK
- a CDS encoding GNAT family N-acetyltransferase; translated protein: MSFGLVQSTDISKVKALWKLLFQDSDAFMEYYFDTKTLTNEVLVYKEMEEIISMIHLNPYKIIVNHVIENIDYIVGVGTQPSQQGKGYMRKMMLNTLKRLYNKGHSLTMLMPVDEKIYDGFGFSFIHNRYEVFIEDKNILNDYEDIYKIENVDGKNIHKMEAFYNNQIALTHSICIKRDCNDFNNILKELISEGGSIINFYKNDLHIGYLMFYNTEDLFDVREILYADYSALKSILGYIKSIAKSNKLKINTHNQGIHYFIPYGDKSKIILKPTIMGRIINVEKFLKLFNIEENFNINIKVNDFIINENNDIYKWINEFECNTIIKTNDTPDLELDISTLLEWLFGYIDFKSLVNLGKIKINNHEIYHKFMDIKMNNNIYINEIV